Genomic DNA from Acidaminococcales bacterium:
TTCCAAAAAATTTGCGAAAAATTTTTACTTTTTTTGCGAAAAGTTAAAATGAATAAAGCGTCGTGGATTGCCGCCGCGAAATGTGGAACTTGCCGGTCTCATAGCCGAGTGTCAGAAAAACTGCGGCAAAACCTATGGTTGCCGGCGCGTTCAAATTTGCCTGGAACGCAGAAGATCCTGGCGTTCCATCCCCACAACGAGTCTGCGCATCATGCATCAATATGGGTTGCTACCTGAGATACGTCGTCGCAAGAAGTACAAGCAGATGGGGCAGCAGCTTCACAAACATGAAAACTTGTCAAATCGCAATTTTGCTGCCGATAGACCAAATTCCAAATGGGCAACGGACATTTCATGCATGCACACAACCAAAGGCGTTTTGTATCTGTCCATGATTCGCGATCTCTATGACAACAGTATTGTCGACTGCAAGGCCGTAACCGAACAGACGGCAAGTCTTGTTTTGGACACAATCAACCTCGCCACAGAAAAAGAAACGGTCGACGGAGAGTTGCGCCTCCACAGCGGCCAAGGGTTTCAATGCGCCTCGCAAGCATATTTCAACTTAACTAAAGATTGCGGCATTGCTCCATCCATGTCGAGACGTGGCAACTGCTATGATAATGCACTGGCTGAAAATTTCTTTTCCATTCTTAAAACAGAGTGCATATACCAACATAAGCTCACCTCGTTTGATGAAACAAGGCAACTCGTCAACGAGCACGTCGATTTCTGCAACAACGAGCGCATCCAAACAAAAACGCGCCTGACACCGCTCGAAAAACGATGTCAGGCTGCGTAACTCTACGATATCCTCCGACAGGGCTTTTTATTCCTTGTCCGTTCCCTCTGGGCGGTTCAGTCAAGGCAGGGGGCGCTTTGCCTCGTTTGCCGGCTGAAATCCCGGACTGTCTTTGCGGTAAATTTGCCGCGCCGCAAGGCCCCTTTATATAAATATGTCCACCATGCGCTTGTAGGCCAGGGATGCCAAGCCGCCCGGGCCAAGCTGCCCTGCCCGGCGCATTTTGTCCAGCAGGCGGCTGCTGAAATAGGGCTTGGCGATGCTAAGGGCGCCGCCGCGCCTGTTCAAGTCGTCCTGCCAGAGCCTTCTGGCGTTGTTGGAGATGTCGACGATCGCCGCCGGCGAAAAACCGCCCCTTTTCCCTAAACGGGCGCTCTCGCCGTTTATCCGCTGTACTTCTTCCGGGGTGAGTACGGAGCGTACGCGCCCGCGCCCGGGAGAATATACGCCGCCGGGCTGGGAATGGCCCCGTTCCATGCTGGAACTGGTTGATGCCGCAGCGTTTATGCCGTTGGCATTATTGTCCGCCATTGTCCGCGTCTCCTTGCGCAATAATAAGAGTCGGCAATTTAGCCCTGAATTCGTCTATGGCGTCGCCGACCTGCTCGTTGGCGACCTTTTCGGCGGAAAGGGCGGTGCCCAAAACGTCCGTTTTGAAATAACGGATTTTCTTTTCCAAATGTTTGGCGTCGGCCACGCGATAGGCCATAAGGTCAATGGACACGCTCACCCTAAGCAGCGTTTCGCCAAACGGCCAGCGCGAGTGTATGAGCGCCTCGTCCAGCCTGTCCGCGATTATGACAAAAAGCAAGTCCGCCGAAGCCCGTCCGGCAATCAGCTTTAAGTCCTCCGCCCGGTAATAAGGGGGCTTTCTGCCCGGCGGCGGCAGTTGCCCGCGCAAAACCCGCAACAGTTCCTGCCGGCCGATCAATTTGTAGTCGGGAAAATGAAACCGGCGCCTTACCATTTCCGTCCACAACTCGGAAAAATCCTTGTCGACGACGCCGCCGGTGCGATCCAAAACAACGACCGCCACGGGAGAGTCGGCGAAAGCGCAAACGGCGGCCGGGGCGAAAGCGCAAACGCAAAGGCAAACGCAAAGAAACGCTTTCAGTACATATTTCATAAGCCGCGCAATCAACCGGTGGCAACCACGCGCACGAACTCAACGCCGAACGCTTCCCCGATCCTGCCCAGAAACCTTGCCTCTATGTTGGTTTTATGCAGCGCCCTGTCGGTTATGAGCAGCACCGTCGTCTCATTGCGCCGGACGTTTTGCAGCGTGTTTATATAAAGATCGAAATCCTCGTCGCCAATTAACTTTTTGAGTTTTAACAAGGACGGCAGGATCTCCGCGCTTTCCTTTTCGGCCCGCGCCAAAAGCGGCGTGAAAAATTCGGTAACTACGCGCGATGTTTGCCTGTCCGCCGGCATGGCGGCCATTTCGTCATATTCGTCGGGAACCTGAAGGTCTTTTCGCACAGTCGCGTCACCCGCCTTTATGTATTTTGCCCTTTGCGCCCCCAAAGCCATTTTTTCTTTCTTGGGCGGCCTTGTGTCCATTATGAAATTGCGGCGGCGATTTTGCGGCGCGCAATTCAAAGGGCAGGGCGCCCGGTTACGGCCAAATATCCCCAAGCAGGCCAACCTTCAAGGGGCAGCCAGCGGCAATGCCTTTTGGACATCGCGGCGAAAAGGGCGACGCAGCGGCTTGTCAGCGGTTCGTTTTTCTTCCGCTAAAGCT
This window encodes:
- a CDS encoding IS3 family transposase translates to MELAGLIAECQKNCGKTYGCRRVQICLERRRSWRSIPTTSLRIMHQYGLLPEIRRRKKYKQMGQQLHKHENLSNRNFAADRPNSKWATDISCMHTTKGVLYLSMIRDLYDNSIVDCKAVTEQTASLVLDTINLATEKETVDGELRLHSGQGFQCASQAYFNLTKDCGIAPSMSRRGNCYDNALAENFFSILKTECIYQHKLTSFDETRQLVNEHVDFCNNERIQTKTRLTPLEKRCQAA